From Pseudomonas sp. stari2:
ATGCTGTTCAGGGCTTTTTCCACGTCAGCGAAGCCATTGATGATCGCGCTGCGATAGGTTTCCAGCAGTTCTTCCTGGCGGGCGATTGCCTTGTCGCGTTCTGCGGACAGCCGACCGTTATTGAAGATCGGTGTGATCAGCCCGGCGGTGAAATTGTAGAACGGGCTACGCATTACATCGTCGAAGCGGTTGGCGCCGGAGCCCAACTGTGCGCTCAGGGTGACCTTGGGTAGCATGGCGGCGCGGGCGACGTTGACGTCTGCCTGGGCGGCTGCCAGTTGCGCTTCGGCGCGGGCGATGTCCGGGCGCCGGGTCAGCAGGTCGCTAGGCAATCCGGCAGCGATTTGTGGCCATTGCAGTTGATCGAACGATTCGAGGCTCGGCGGCAACTCCTGCACTGGTCGCCCGAGCAGAGCCGCAAGACCGATTCGCGCGTCCTCGGCCTGTTGCTGCACTGTCGGCAGTTGCCGCTGTTGCGCGGCCACCAGACTTTTCTGTTGGGCCAGTTCCAGCGCAGTGGCGGAACCGGCGTTGAAGCGAGTCTGCACCAGTTGCAAAACACTCTGCGCGTTGGTCAGGTTCAACGCGGCAATGCGGCTTTGTTCCTGCAATGACAACGCCTGGGTGTAGCGGTTGGCGACGTCGCTGAGCAGGGTCAATTCCACGGTGGCCTGATCGAACTCACTGGCGCGCAAACCCTGACGGGCGCTTTCGCGGGTGGCGGCCTGACCGCCCCAGAAGTCGATTTCATAACTGGCGCTGAGGTTGGCGTCGAAGTAATCCACGGCCTTGTTGCTGCTGTCGGCATCCAGTTGGCTGTAGCCGTTGCCGCGCAGCAGTTTCTGGCGGTTGGCGTTCAGGCCGGCGGTTATTTCCGGCAATTGCGAACCGCCGGCGATGATCGTGCTGGCGCGAGCCTGACGCACGCGGGCGATGGCGGCGGCGAGGTCGTGGCTGCCGCTTTGCGCCTGTCCGATCAGTTGGTTCAGGTGCGGGCTGGCGAAGTGCGTCCACCATTGCTGGTTGGTCTGCGCCACCGATTGACCGGTAGGCGATTGCCACGCGGCGGGGGCGGTCACGCCACTTTCCGGGCGTGGAGCGGGGCTGCCGCAGCCGCTCAGCATCAGGCAAAGGGTCAACAGGCTCAGTTGCGGTTTCATAGATCGATCATTCACTGGTGAGGGCCGTGACCGGGTCGAGCCGGGCAGCTTTGCGGGCGGGCATGAAGCCGAAAACGACCCCGGTGATCAGTGCGCAGGCGAAAGCGCCGGCGATTGCCACCAGGGAAAATGCGACGGCGACTTCGCTGAGTATCAACACGCCGCCCACGAGCAGCGCCAGGCCAATACCGGCAATGCCGCCAACCACCGACAGCATCACCGCTTCGGTCAGGAACTGACGCAGGATGTCGCGCTGACGGGCGCCGGTAGCCATGCGGATACCGATTTCGCGAGTGCGTTCGCGCACCGTCATGAGCATGATGTTCATCACCCCGATGCCGCCGACCAGCAGCGAAATCGCGGCAATGGAACCGAGCATCAGCGACAGGGTGTTTTGCGTGCGGGCTTCGGCCTGAATCATCGCGGCATTGTTGGTCAGTTCGAAATCCTTCTTGCCGTTGTGCAACTGCAACATCAATTGCTCGATGGCCATTTCGGTTTCATGGACCTTGCGCGCATCGGCGGCGGCGATCACCACGTACTCGGGGTTATGCGTGCCGAACAACCGCACGCTCGCGGCGGAGTAGGGGATGGCGATGCGATTGTCGCTGTCCTGATCGCCGGAGCTGGCGCCTTTACCGGCGAGTACACCGACCACCTGGAACGGCACATTCTCGATCAGGATGTATTGGCCGATGGGGTTGCTCACGTTCTTGAGCAACTTGTCGCGGACCTTTTTGCCGATCACCGCGACGGCCGCACCGTTGCGCTCGTCGGCCTCGGTGAAGTAGCTGCCTTCAACCACCGGCCAGTTGAAGATGTCGGGGAAATTGGTGTCATTGCCGCCGATGTAACTCATGTGGTCGAGGTTGCCGAAGCGCACCCCGGCTTCGGCGCCGTTGACCGGCATGATGCGAGTGATCTGCGGCAGGCTGGCCAGTGCGGAGACTTCATCGAGGGTGACGATGCCCGGCGGCGTGCGCGGGTTCGGCGCGGCGCCGCTGAGGTAAATGATGTTGGAGCCGAAGGCGCCCATCTGCGCCATGACCTGGCGCTTGCTGCCTTCACCGACCGCGAGCATGACCACCACCGACGCCACGCCGATGATGATCCCCAGCAGCGTCAGCGCGGTACGGAAGCGGTTGATCCACATGACGCGCCACGCCGCCTGTACCGCATCGATCAGCTCACCTTTCCAGGCGCCGCTCGCTTCGCTGCCCTCGCTCAGGCGCTTGCGCAGATCCACTGCCTGCAAGGCACCGGGGTTGGCGCTGGCCTGCACGGTGGGGTGTTCCTTGGCGCTGTCGCGGATGATCAGGCCGTCGCTGATTTCAATGATGCGCTTGGCCCGGGCCGCCACTTCACGGTCGTGGGTGATGAGGATGACCACATGGCCCTGGCTCGCCAGCTCGTCGAGCAGCGCCATGACTTCCTTGCCGCTGTGGCTGTCGAGGGCGCCGGTCGGTTCGTCCGCCAGAATGATATGACCGCCGTTCATCAAGGCGCGGGCAATCGACACCCGTTGTTGCTGGCCACCGGAAAGTTGATGGGGGCGATTGCCAGTGCGCGAGGCCAGGCCGAGGCGCTCGAGCAGGACGGCGGCCCGTGCATGGCGCTCGGCGGCAGGAGTGCCGGCATAGATGGCCGGCATCTCGACGTTTTCCTGGGCGGAGCCGGACGGAATCAGGTGGTAACCCTGAAACACAAAACCGAAGGCCTCGCGACGCAGCCAGGCCAGTTCATCGGTGTCCAGGCCCGCGACGTTTTCCCCGGCAAACCGGTATTCGCCGGACGTGGGCCGGTCGAGGCAGCCGAGGATGTTCATCAGCGTCGATTTGCCGGAGCCGGACGCGCCGACGATCGCCACGAACTCGCCGGCATGGATCGACAGGTCGATGCCGCGCAGCACGTGAACTTCGGGCGCGTCACCGCCGCCGTAGGATTTGCGGATGTCCTGCAGGTCGATCAGGGGCGTTTGCATTCAACCTCCGCTACCGTCGGCCGGGCCGATCAACAGATGATCGCCCTCGCTTAGGCCATCGAGGATCTGCACTTTCAAGCGATCGCTGATGCCGGTGCGCACGGTGCGCTGCTCGATGTCGCCGTTCTGCGCCACGACCCGGGCGACCTGGCTGTCGGGTTTGGCGCTGCCATGCAGGGCGGCAATCGGTGCGGTGAGGACGTTTTTTGCCTCGTTGGAGACGAAAAACACTTGCGTGGTCATCTCCGCCATCAACGCGTTGTCGGCGTTGTCGACATCCAGCAACACGGTGTACAGCACCACGCGGCCGGCACCGCTTTTACTGGTGCTGGTCGGGCTGCCGCCGCCCTGGCTGGTTTGATCCAGCGGTTTGGGTGGCACCGGCAGGATCTGCCGCACGGTGCTGCTCCAGCGCCGGTTGCCGCCGCTGAGGGTGGTGAAATAAGCGGTCATGCCCGGTTTGACGTGGCCGATGTCGGCCTCGGAAACTTCAGCCCAGACCGTCATTGGCGACAGCTTGGCGATCCGCAGGATCAGTGGCGTCTGTTGTTGCGCGTTGAGTGTCTGGCCCTCACGAGCGTCCAGCGCAACCACGGTGCCGGCCATCGGCGCGAAGATCCGGGTGTAGCCGAGTTCGGCCTGATCGCTGCGCAGGCTCGCCTGTGCCTGACGGATCTGCGCCTGGAACATGTCGATGCGCGCTTGCGTGGCTTTCAGCTCGGCGCGGGCGGTCTGCACGTCTTCTTCACGGGTGGCGCCGCCGGCGGCCAGATTCTGCTGGCGCTGATATTTCTGGCGCGCCAGTTCGTGTTGGGCCTGTTGTTCCTGCAACTGCGCCTTGAGGTTTTCGATGGAAAACTGGCTGGCGTCGAGCTTGGCCTTTTGCGTGGCCGGGTCGATCTCCACCAGCAACTGGCCTTCCTTGACCACGTCGCCGACTTCCACGTGGATCTTGCGAATCTGCCCCGAAGCCTGGGCGCCGACGTCCACATAGCGCCGTGGTTGAAGGGTGCCGAGTGCGGTCACGCTGCTTTCTATATCGCCACGGGAGACTTGTACGGTGGCGAATTTGTCCCGGCCGGGCGGCAAGACTTGCCAGGCGGCAACGGCAATAACGGGAATCAGACAAAGGGCGATGAGCAGGGCGCGTCGGGCGGGGCGGGGACGTTTCATGCAGGGTTCCGGCCAGTGGAAATCGGCCCGTCGTTCAGCAGGCACCGCGAACGGGCCACGGTCGAACGCTGTCGCAGGGCGCGACAGATACGGGGGGCTGTCCTTTAAACGAGAGACGAGGTGGGGAATTTAAGCGCTGAAAAACGCGGTAACAGGTATAGCTGGCAACAATTTGTCGGGCAAATGGAAACAGCGCTTTAAATCTATATGAGAATTACTATAAATTACGTGTCTGAATTTGCCACCATCGTGCCACTGCCTGTTTTGGCAGATCGCCGGTCTGGCTCAAGGATCGAAACCGCACCCTGCGGCCGGGAGTCATGTTGGAAAACTACTATCGCGAGCTGGTGTGTTTCCTGAACGCCAAGCTAGGCAACCGCCAGGTGGCCGAAGATGTAGTGCATGACGCTTATCTGCGGGTACTGGAGCGGTCCAGCGACACGCCGATCGAGCAGCCCCGCGCGTTTCTCTACCGCACGGCTCTCAACCTGGTGATCGATGACCATCGGCGCAATGCCTCGCGTCAGGTCGAATCCCTTGATGTGCTCGATAGCGAAGAGCGCTATTTCAGTCCTTCTCCTCATCACAGCCTCGATCATGGCCAGCGCCTGGCGCTGTTGCAGCGTGCACTGGCCGAGTTGCCGGCGCTGTGCCGCGAGAGCTTTTTACTGCGCAAGATAGAAGGGCTGTCGCACCCGGAAATCGCCGAACACCTTGGCATTTCCAAGGCACTGGTTGAAAAACACATCGTCAACGCCATGAAACATTGCCGGGTGCGCATCAAGCAATGGGATGGACATTGATCGTTCCCGGTTAAATTTTTTTTCACCGTCCTCGTTCCTACTCAACAGACGATCTGCTGTCCTGCACAAGGCCGGTCAGGTCACCCAGGCTTCATCCCCGCTGTTGAGGGGTTCATCCAGAGGACACTGGAAATGACACAGGCAATTGCATCGCCCATCGTTCACGACCTGATCGGCGTCGGTTTCGGCCCTTCGAACCTGGCGCTGGCCATCGCTCTGCAGGAGCGAGCCCCGACCCTGGGCGAACTGGATGTGCTGTTTCTCGACAAGCAACCGACCTACAGCTGGCACGGCAACACCCTGTCGACCCAGAGCGAGTTGCAGATTTCCTTCCTCAAGGATCTGGTGACCCTGCGCAACCCGACCAGCCCGTATTCGTTCGTCAATTACCTCAAGCACCACGGTCGTCTGGTGGACTTCATCAACCTCGGCACCTTTTACCCGTGCCGCATGGAGTACAACGACTACCTGCGCTGGGTCGCCGCGCAGTTCACCGAGCAGAGCCGTTATGGCGAAGAAGTGCTGACCATCGAGCCAGTCCTGCACAACCATCAGGTTGAAGCGTTGCGAGTGATTTCCCGTGGT
This genomic window contains:
- a CDS encoding efflux RND transporter periplasmic adaptor subunit codes for the protein MKRPRPARRALLIALCLIPVIAVAAWQVLPPGRDKFATVQVSRGDIESSVTALGTLQPRRYVDVGAQASGQIRKIHVEVGDVVKEGQLLVEIDPATQKAKLDASQFSIENLKAQLQEQQAQHELARQKYQRQQNLAAGGATREEDVQTARAELKATQARIDMFQAQIRQAQASLRSDQAELGYTRIFAPMAGTVVALDAREGQTLNAQQQTPLILRIAKLSPMTVWAEVSEADIGHVKPGMTAYFTTLSGGNRRWSSTVRQILPVPPKPLDQTSQGGGSPTSTSKSGAGRVVLYTVLLDVDNADNALMAEMTTQVFFVSNEAKNVLTAPIAALHGSAKPDSQVARVVAQNGDIEQRTVRTGISDRLKVQILDGLSEGDHLLIGPADGSGG
- a CDS encoding MacB family efflux pump subunit, whose protein sequence is MQTPLIDLQDIRKSYGGGDAPEVHVLRGIDLSIHAGEFVAIVGASGSGKSTLMNILGCLDRPTSGEYRFAGENVAGLDTDELAWLRREAFGFVFQGYHLIPSGSAQENVEMPAIYAGTPAAERHARAAVLLERLGLASRTGNRPHQLSGGQQQRVSIARALMNGGHIILADEPTGALDSHSGKEVMALLDELASQGHVVILITHDREVAARAKRIIEISDGLIIRDSAKEHPTVQASANPGALQAVDLRKRLSEGSEASGAWKGELIDAVQAAWRVMWINRFRTALTLLGIIIGVASVVVMLAVGEGSKRQVMAQMGAFGSNIIYLSGAAPNPRTPPGIVTLDEVSALASLPQITRIMPVNGAEAGVRFGNLDHMSYIGGNDTNFPDIFNWPVVEGSYFTEADERNGAAVAVIGKKVRDKLLKNVSNPIGQYILIENVPFQVVGVLAGKGASSGDQDSDNRIAIPYSAASVRLFGTHNPEYVVIAAADARKVHETEMAIEQLMLQLHNGKKDFELTNNAAMIQAEARTQNTLSLMLGSIAAISLLVGGIGVMNIMLMTVRERTREIGIRMATGARQRDILRQFLTEAVMLSVVGGIAGIGLALLVGGVLILSEVAVAFSLVAIAGAFACALITGVVFGFMPARKAARLDPVTALTSE
- a CDS encoding efflux transporter outer membrane subunit, with amino-acid sequence MKPQLSLLTLCLMLSGCGSPAPRPESGVTAPAAWQSPTGQSVAQTNQQWWTHFASPHLNQLIGQAQSGSHDLAAAIARVRQARASTIIAGGSQLPEITAGLNANRQKLLRGNGYSQLDADSSNKAVDYFDANLSASYEIDFWGGQAATRESARQGLRASEFDQATVELTLLSDVANRYTQALSLQEQSRIAALNLTNAQSVLQLVQTRFNAGSATALELAQQKSLVAAQQRQLPTVQQQAEDARIGLAALLGRPVQELPPSLESFDQLQWPQIAAGLPSDLLTRRPDIARAEAQLAAAQADVNVARAAMLPKVTLSAQLGSGANRFDDVMRSPFYNFTAGLITPIFNNGRLSAERDKAIARQEELLETYRSAIINGFADVEKALNSIQGLDQQRQWQTEELNQAQTAFNLSQSRYQAGAEDLLTVLETQRTLYAAQDLNVQLRLARMQASIALYKALGGGWETR
- a CDS encoding sigma-70 family RNA polymerase sigma factor, yielding MLENYYRELVCFLNAKLGNRQVAEDVVHDAYLRVLERSSDTPIEQPRAFLYRTALNLVIDDHRRNASRQVESLDVLDSEERYFSPSPHHSLDHGQRLALLQRALAELPALCRESFLLRKIEGLSHPEIAEHLGISKALVEKHIVNAMKHCRVRIKQWDGH